A single genomic interval of Coregonus clupeaformis isolate EN_2021a chromosome 36, ASM2061545v1, whole genome shotgun sequence harbors:
- the LOC121552617 gene encoding echinoderm microtubule-associated protein-like 1, with protein sequence MASGMSMEDSPMEELVDQGLGMEETGLRRPSFRETYHHDSLLAPDTDFMIDDRSSAASGIDVADRLTYLEQRMQMQEDEIQLLKMALADVLKRLNISEEHQAANTKKGPAGKAARPVSLALPSRPSMNSPASLKKSYTTSTLPSTFTARNYNPLPPASAKSGVKSPVGSVKESPCTSKTARPGPRPGPSGSTASGSKKAESKTKEPAASVGSRHVTHCKVTMQIYLIPLTRRTGSSEVAKSAPTVPNSRPTRTPTPPQTKGGPPTSDRTKPETCKTPPAFTLPLQKSTNQNTYSSMDMSNYKSPLKSPSQYFQICY encoded by the exons ATGGCGTCTGGGATGTCGATGGAAGACAGTCCCATGGAGGAGTTGGTGGACCAGGGGTTGGGGATGGAGGAGACGGGACTGAGGAGGCCCTCTTTCAGGGAGACCTACCACCACGACTCCCTGCTGGCTCCAGACACAGACTTCATGatag ATGACCGTAGCTCTGCGGCGAGTGGCATAGACGTGGCGGATCGCCTGACGTACCTGGAGCAGAGGATGCAGATGCAGGAGGATGAGATTCAGCTGCTGAAGATGGCCCTGGCTGATGTCCTCAAGAGACTCAACATCTCAGAGGAACACCAGGCCGCCAACACCAAGAAAGGACCTGCTGGGAAAG CAGCTAGGCCTGTGTCTCTGGCCCTGCCGTCCAGACCATCAATGAACAGCCCTGCCTCTCTGAAGAAGAGTTACACaacctccacactgccctctacATTCACCGCACGGAACTACAACCCCTTACCACCAGCATCAGCCAAGAG TGGTGTGAAGAGTCCAGTAGGCAGTGTGAAGGAGAGTCCATGTACCTCTAAGACAGCTCGGCCCGGCCCCCGACCTGGCCCCTCAGGATCCACAGCCTCCGGCAGTAAGAAAGCTGAAAG CAAAACCAAGGAGCCTGCAGCCAGTGTAG GGTCGAGACATGTGACACACTGTAAAG TGACTATGCAGATCTATCTGATCCCCCTAACAAGAAGGACTGGGTCTTCTGAAGTGGCCAAATCAGCCCCCACGGTCCCCAACTCCAGACCAACCAGAACCCCCACCCCTCCTCAGACCAAAGGAGGCCCCCCCACCTCAGACCGGACTAAGCCTGAGACATGCAAAACACCCCCCGCCTTCACCCTCCCCCTGCAGAAAAGCACCAATCAGAATACATATTCTTCTATGGACATGTCCAATTACAAAAGCCCCCTCAAATCACCAAGCCAGTACTTCCAGATCTGTTACTAG